ATTGAGTGCATCCAGAGCCTTTTGTTTAAATGCACCACATAATTCTTCACGGTTTATGTTCTTATACTTTTCTGCGGATTCCAGAGCACAACGAGCCTTGTAATACCAGAAAGTTGGAAATGCCTTAAACGTATCGTTTAAGACATCCAACCGTTCAAATTGGCGATGCGGATCGGGATCCATCAGGATTTTATTGTATTGAGAAATTTGTTTTTCCGTTAAACGCCACTCATCCGGAAAATCATAGGTGTCTGAAAGTCGCCAAGCAGTTTCGAAAAGGCTTCTGCGCAGACCATTGAGCTGTTCGATGGCGGAGCGCTGCAGCTGCCATTGCTGTTTTTCATAATCCAAGTTGGTTTTGGCTTTGGAACGACGGTAGTTGATATAGCCGATTCCCGCCTGTGTCGCCAATCCGATTGCCATAGTTGCAGGGCTTCCTGCAACCATCATCCCCATCCCGGACATCGAATCCCAAATGGCATTTTTCATCCGGTGCTGATACTCCTTCTCCGCCATGGCCTTATCGCCCTCCTGCATCAGGTAGAAGGTGATGACATCCATGATGGACGTAATGGCAGAAAGAAGGGCCTCATCCTTGACGATTTCCCGAAGATTCAAATTATTTAAGATTGCATCGTATTCCTGCTTGAGAATATTGATGTCTTGATAATCCACTATCTGTGAAACAGACACCGTACAGAGGTTCAGGGCAAATGCGGCTTTCTGTTTTTCTTCTTTTGCTATCTCGATACTCATTTTCTATTTCCCTTTAGAGCGACAGCTCAGCAATGATTGGAACGTGGTCCGAGCACTCTTCATGATATTCCTTAAACTTTTCCAGTCCTGAAAAGCATTCGATGCGTCCAGGGTTTTTCAGTGATGAGGCCCAATTTTGGTTAAATGAAAAATGGTCGTAGTTTTCGCTGTAAAACTCATCATCAGAGGTAGGCCGAGGACGTTCATCAAAATACGTTATTTTTTTCAGCGTCGATTTCATGTTCTGAACCGTTTCAACCCGGTGGTTTTCACAGTTTTTCATGTATTCTCGATCAGAGTCAGGGGTAACTCCGGCAAGGTCTTCTTCGGTTAGGTTATAATCGCCAGCGATGAGTGTTCGGACAGAGCGATAGTCGCCAAAACGAAGGGTGTTGACAAGGGTATGAATGGAACCCGTTAAGAATTTGTATTCCTCAATGCGTAGTTTTATGGCGATTTTTTTTGGGACTCGCGTTTTCGTTTTTTCATTTCTACCCCCAAACCTGATGTGAGTATTGATAATGCGGAGTTCCCACCAGAGGTTTGCAGTAGGCCTGAATCCGCATATAAGAGGTGGTCGCTTTAGACTAACCCATGTTTTCAGAGTCTTTATCAGCGCCTC
This DNA window, taken from Pontiella desulfatans, encodes the following:
- a CDS encoding exonuclease/endonuclease/phosphatase family protein, whose translation is MYKIGSYNLQNFSPPNEQDENCKNMRKAKHFIRIMEEEKFDILALQEVFKKDSVEYLVKELNKKMGNTYSGVHSKDFLDFKPKCMRGDKEYEEYAFIWNSRRIYLIPPQTEMDVVQNKKTQELPQKYYREIYQKLNSPWEGFLQKLAELIDEAIRKITKKDVANEALIKTLKTWVSLKRPPLICGFRPTANLWWELRIINTHIRFGGRNEKTKTRVPKKIAIKLRIEEYKFLTGSIHTLVNTLRFGDYRSVRTLIAGDYNLTEEDLAGVTPDSDREYMKNCENHRVETVQNMKSTLKKITYFDERPRPTSDDEFYSENYDHFSFNQNWASSLKNPGRIECFSGLEKFKEYHEECSDHVPIIAELSL